A single genomic interval of Helianthus annuus cultivar XRQ/B chromosome 13, HanXRQr2.0-SUNRISE, whole genome shotgun sequence harbors:
- the LOC110902027 gene encoding protein FAR1-RELATED SEQUENCE 5-like, translating into MASSSSSTNNGAIIDDALIGCRSGDNDDDGHERIDDSTDVNNSSYGSHNVRPLRLYDVDQFGTLCMYNMISVLFTGVDHHKKCVIFGAGLLYDETIGSYTWLLTTFLKAHNNKQPTLVLTDQDAAMKQTVSGVFNKSIHRLCMWHIVRKTPAKIAGDVLENIDLRAAMHKLVWNLFITPEEFEERWNLLMEGLHLKENNWLNEMYEIRDQWVPCYFRDVHMCCLMKTTSRCESSDFLFKTNSSGTNTLVQFLMCFDTTIDGQRYTQRRLEFESNTIAPSMPKNVRIERHASELYTHTLFLEVQKEIYRGMTFCYIASKTPELDGVKIYTIVHTNRQYKDINEFEVSFDTRNRSISCSCMGYTRLGYLCRHAFCVYRYNQVDEIPVQYQPGRWKRDILPRRVFSMSNRYSSDTDAESVIRNEIFDLVIECTDRLRRNIGKLSELSGEIKEIRNRVFREFPTEPACNRTSAVISDLLKQPEDMEVSINPPQVRAAKEAAAAAAKAAKAGNVVVPEDSCHVGAVDSSNGDTSVGPSSRICTRAT; encoded by the exons ATGGCTTCATCTAGCAGTTCTACAAACAATGGTGCAATTATTGATGACGCATTAATCGGTTGTAGGTCAGGTGATAACGATGATGACGGACACGAACGCATCGATGATTCAACTGATGTTAACAATTCAAGTTATGGCAGTCATAATGTCCGTCCATTACGTTTGTATGACGTCGATCAATTtg GGAccctatgtat gTATAACATGATATCTGTTCTGTTTACCGGTGTCGATCACCATAAAAAGTGTGTCATCTTTGGTGCTGGGCTATTATACGATGAAACAATTGGTTCTTACACGTGGTTGCTTACCACATTCCTTAAAGCTCATAACAACAAGCAACCAACGTTGGTGTTGACCGATCAGGATGCTGCGATGAAACAAACAGTTTCTGGTGTATTCAATAAGTCTATTCACCGGCTGTGTATGTGGCATATTGTAAGGAAAACTCCTGCAAAG ATTGCAGGTGATGTATTGGAAAATATAGACTTGAGAGCTGCTATGCATAAGCTGGTTTGGAATTTGTTTATCACACCTGAAGAATTTGAAGAACGATGGAATTTGCTTATGGAAGGGTTACACTTGAAAGAAAATAATTGGCTGAACGAGATGTATGAGATTAGGGATCAATGGGTTCCGTGCTATTTTAGGGACGTGCACATGTGTTGTctaatgaaaaccacctcgaggtGTGAGAGTTCGGATTTCCTGTTTAAAACAAATTCTAGTGGAACAAACACGCTCGTGCAATTCTTGATGTGTTTCGACACAACAATTGATGGGCAACGGTACACTCAACGCAGACTGGAGTTCGAAAGTAACACAATAGCACCATCAATGCCGAAGAACGTGCGTATCGAAAGACATGCCTCGGAGTTATATACACATACACTGTTTTTGGAGGTGCAAAAAGAGATATACAGAGGGATGACATTCTGCTATATTGCTTCAAAAACCCCAGAACTTGATGGGGTAAAAATTTATACCATTGTTCATACTAACAGGCAGTACAAAGATATTAACGAATTTGAG GTCAGTTTTGATACACGTAATAGATCGATTTCATGTTCGTGTATGGGTTATACGCGCCTTGGCTATTTGTGTAGGCATGCCTTTTGCGTGTATAGATACAACCAGGTTGACGAAATTCCCGTTCAGTATCAACCTGGTAGATGGAAACGAGATATATTGCCAAGGAGGGTTTTTAGCATGTCGAACAGGTATTCTTCCGATACAGACGCGGAATCTGTAATCCGGAATGAGATTTTTGATTTGGTCATTGAGTGTACTGATCGTTTAAGGCGTAATATTGGTAAACTTTCTGAGTTGTCTGGTGAAATTAAAGAAATTAGGAACCGTGTCTTTCGTGAATTCCCGACCGAACCAGCGTGTAACAGGACATCAGCTGTGATCAGTGACCTTCTCAAACAGCCTGAAGATATGGAAGTCTCGATAAATCCACCACAAG TTCGGGCTGCCAAAGAAGCTGCGGCTGCTGCTGCAAAAGCTGCTAAAGCTGGTAATGTTGTTGTTCCAGAAGATTCATGTCATGTTGGTGCCGTTGATTCGTCTAATGGTGATACATCTGTTGGACCATCGTCTCGCATTTGTACTCGGGCCACTTGA